Sequence from the Atribacterota bacterium genome:
TTGCGTAAATTCCCCAAGGATGAGATAGACGCTCGTGTTCATGAGGCAGCCGAGATACTGGGTATCGAAAAACTACTCAAGCGACGTCCCAAGGAACTATCTGGTGGTCAACGGCAACGGGTAGCAGTAGGTCGAGCTATCGTACGTAAACCCAAGGTCTTTCTCTTTGATGAGCCGCTTTCCAACTTAGATGCTAAGCTTCGTGTGGCTATGCGTGCCGAGATATCCAAACTCCATAATCGCCTGGAGGCTACCATCATCTATGTGACCCATGACCAGATTGAGGCTATGACCATGGCTTCCCGTATCTTCATTCTAAATGAGGGCAGACTGCAGCAGGCTGGACCTCCCTTAGATGTCTATAAAGAGCCAGCCAATCAGTTTGTTGCCGGTTTTATTGGCTCCCCAGCTATGAACTTCTTCCCCGGTACCTTGCTCAAGAAAGACTCGGCCTACTTTATCGATACCGAGAGCTTCCAGGTGAAACTGCCTTCTGAATTTCATCAGGCCATCTCTTCTTATGATGGTAAAAAGGTCACCTTCGGAGTACGTCCCGAAGACTTTCATGATAAGCAGTTTTACTCAGAGGCTACCAAAGATAATACCATTAAAGCCAAGATTGAGGTTATTGAACCACTGGGAGATGAGGTACTGTTCAACTTAGTTTCTGGTAATCATCAGATGGTAGCCAAATTAGATAGCCGTACCCGCAAGAAGGTAGGAGATGAGATGGAGGTAGCTCTGGAGATGCCGAAAACCCATATCTTTGATCCTGAGAGTGAGAAGACATTGGTGTAGATAATGAATTATAATAATATTATCAGGAAAATAGTAATAGTTTCTGAAGGCATATATTGTTTTTTAAGAAATAAAGAAGGCAGACATAACTAAATGTACTACCATCATCAGACAAACATAAAAATAATTTAGAAGGAGTAGACAATGTCAAAAGATATAATGCAGTATTTTTTCCAGATGATTAAGATTGACAGTGAATCAGGAGAGGAGCAAGAATTTCTAAAATTTCTGGAGAATCTATTTCAAAAAGAAATTGGAGCCCAAACACAATATGATAGTTATGGTAATTTAATTATTAGAGTAAAAGCAAGGAATAGCCTGCAAACGGAACCAATTTTATTTTGCTGTCATGCTGATACAGTAAAGCCTGGGAAAGGAATTGAACCAGTCCTGGTAAAAGGGATTATTCGTTCCAAGGGAGATACTGTATTAGGTGCAGATGATAAGGCAGGTATTAGCGAAGTCTTAGTAGCTTTGCAAAAAGCTTCTCAGTATCCCCCGATAGAAATTTTAATTACTCGTGAGGAAGAGGTAGGATTATCGGGTTCAAGCTTCTTAGATGATAGTTTACTAAAAGCAAAAAAAGGATATGTCCTTGATACAGAGGCTTTAGATGAAATAATTATCGGAGGACCTTCCCGAATAGAAATGACTATCAAAATTATCGGGAAAGCAGCTCATGCTGTAGAACCAGAACAT
This genomic interval carries:
- the ugpC gene encoding sn-glycerol-3-phosphate ABC transporter ATP-binding protein UgpC gives rise to the protein MARVILKNVTKKFKDVIAVDDISIDIEDKEFAVLVGPSGCGKSTTLRAIAGLEEVTSGEIYIGDRLVNDIPPKDRDIAMVFQNYALYPHMDVYNNMAFGLKLRKFPKDEIDARVHEAAEILGIEKLLKRRPKELSGGQRQRVAVGRAIVRKPKVFLFDEPLSNLDAKLRVAMRAEISKLHNRLEATIIYVTHDQIEAMTMASRIFILNEGRLQQAGPPLDVYKEPANQFVAGFIGSPAMNFFPGTLLKKDSAYFIDTESFQVKLPSEFHQAISSYDGKKVTFGVRPEDFHDKQFYSEATKDNTIKAKIEVIEPLGDEVLFNLVSGNHQMVAKLDSRTRKKVGDEMEVALEMPKTHIFDPESEKTLV
- a CDS encoding M20/M25/M40 family metallo-hydrolase, which produces MSKDIMQYFFQMIKIDSESGEEQEFLKFLENLFQKEIGAQTQYDSYGNLIIRVKARNSLQTEPILFCCHADTVKPGKGIEPVLVKGIIRSKGDTVLGADDKAGISEVLVALQKASQYPPIEILITREEEVGLSGSSFLDDSLLKAKKGYVLDTEALDEIIIGGPSRIEMTIKIIGKAAHAVEPEHGISAIEVAAQAITLLRTGWIDPITTVNIGLIEGGQVLNAVPEKAIIQIECRSQKHKRCLEQSRLIQKTFQTVAKASGAKTEIQIKHSVKAYRISENAEVVKVAKKAIQLMGLKPATKVICGGTDAANLNEKGIATAVLGMGSKLPHSKDENISIGDMEKAVNIIINILKEFSEKDSKISSKQSI